One window of the Xiphophorus hellerii strain 12219 chromosome 15, Xiphophorus_hellerii-4.1, whole genome shotgun sequence genome contains the following:
- the chrna2b gene encoding neuronal acetylcholine receptor subunit alpha-2 yields MIHNHLFLKGTIVIWTLLLGETVLGHVKTHSHAEDELFKTLFSGYNKWSRPVPNISDVVIVKFGLSIAQLIDVDEKNQMMTTNVWLKQEWNDYKLRWRPSDYDNVTSIRVPSELIWVPDIVLYNNADGEFAVTHMTKAHLFHTGKVRWVPPAIYKSSCSIDVTFFPFDQQNCKMKFGSWTYDKAKIDLEKIENTVDLNNYWESGEWAIINAVGTYNTKKYDCCHEIYPDITYFFIIRRLPLFYTINLIIPCLLISCLTVLVFYLPSDCGEKITLCISVLLSLTVFLLLITEIIPSTSLVIPLIGEYLLFTMIFVTLSIVITVFVLNVHHRSPSTHKMPRWVHSVFLDLIPRWLFMRRPAPDGRRRRLLLLQQQIAAERRQMQIAGYDSSHCISTSYTWMRDGSTLENPERSCYEDLELGTLTSYFSFRPPSPRPLGLTPPLQQKKTQSSQNLQDGAAGLNRQPSGARFNSPQQPPKEDSSALESPFILSPSVIRALQGVHYIADHLRAEDADFSVKEDWKYVAMVIDRIFLWMFIIVCLLGTIGLFLPPWLAGMI; encoded by the exons TTCTTGGTCATGTCAAGACCCATTCACATGCCGAAGATGAACTCTTCAAGACGCTGTTCTCTGGTTACAACAAGTGGTCAAGACCTGTCCCAAACATCTCTGATGTGGTTATAGTCAAGTTTGGACTGTCCATAGCCCAGCTCATTGATGTG GACGAGAAAAACCAAATGATGACAACTAATGTGTGGTTAAAGCAG GAGTGGAATGACTACAAACTTCGCTGGAGACCGTCTGACTATGACAACGTAACGTCCATCAGAGTCCCATCAGAGCTTATATGGGTCCCAGATATAGTTCTCTATAACAA TGCTGATGGCGAGTTTGCTGTGACCCACATGACCAAAGCTCACCTGTTCCACACTGGTAAAGTGCGCTGGGTCCCGCCTGCCATCTACAAAAGCTCCTGCAGCATCGACGTCACCTTCTTCCCCTTCGATCAGCAGAACTGTAAAATGAAATTTGGCTCCTGGACCTATGACAAAGCCAAGATCGACCtggagaaaatagaaaacactGTGGATCTCAACAACTACTGGGAGAGCGGGGAATGGGCCATCATCAACGCTGTGGGAACATACAACACAAAGAAATACGACTGTTGCCATGAGATCTACCCAGACATCACCTACTTTTTCATCATCCGAAGGCTtcctttattttacacaatCAATCTCATCATTCCCTGCTTGTTGATCTCATGCCTCACTGTCTTAGTTTTCTACCTGCCCTCAGACTGCGGTGAGAAGATCACTCTTTGTATCTCAGTCCTTTTGTCCCTCACTGTGTTCCTCCTGCTCATAACGGAGATCATACCCTCCACGTCTCTCGTCATTCCTCTCATCGGTGAGTACCTCCTCTTCACTATGATCTTCGTCACCCTGTCCATCGTCATCACAGTATTTGTGCTAAACGTGCACCATCGCTCGCCCAGCACTCACAAGATGCCCCGCTGGGTCCACTCCGTGTTTCTGGACCTGATCCCACGTTGGCTGTTCATGCGCAGGCCGGCGCCTGACGGCCGGCGCCGCAGGCTGCTGCTACTCCAGCAGCAAATAGCAGCAGAGAGGCGGCAAATGCAAATAGCAGGGTATGACTCAAGTCACTGCATCAGCACCTCCTATACCTGGATGAGAGATGGGAGCACTCTGGAAAACCCAGAAAGAAGCTGCTATGAGGACTTGGAGCTTGGAACGCTGACGTCATATTTCTCCTTCCGGCCCCCCTCTCCGAGACCTCTAGGGTTGACTCCTCcactgcaacagaaaaaaacccagagcAGCCAAAACTTGCAAGATGGTGCTGCAGGATTAAACAGACAGCCATCTGGAGCTAGGTTTAACTCCCCACAGCAGCCGCCTAAAGAGGACAGTTCAGCGTTAGAGTCACCTTTCATACTTTCACCAAGTGTAATACGGGCATTACAAGGGGTTCACTACATTGCCGACCATCTGAGAGCTGAAGATGCAGATTTCAGT GTGAAGGAGGATTGGAAGTATGTTGCCATGGTCATTGATCGGATCTTCCTGTGGATGTTCATTATTGTGTGCCTGCTTGGCACAATAGGTCTCTTCCTTCCCCCATGGTTGGCTGGCATGATTTAG
- the ptk2bb gene encoding protein tyrosine kinase 2 beta, b isoform X2: MYEVMSGDTLAWKGASPRQSSRDPSPENEITGDGGPVKILKVCFCTNNNLGKNFKLVKCDSSWKIQAIIRSILISGRLGPNVELSKCYGLMLKHLKSEELHWLHPDLTVGEVEQRYESHHVEAEWRYDLRIRYIPINFLEKFKNDRSTFLYFYQQVRSDYMQCHANKVSDGMALQLGCLEIRRFYKDMNAKGLEKKSNFELLEKEVGLDLFFPQQLINSMKPKQLRKMIQQTFQQYATLKEDDCMIKFFETLKTFTNFDEEVFPCELVQGWSLSVELVIGGRGIRQRSQKDSAALFLTDFKQIKKIQCLPQTNDKALLNISVEGAKQNLSISVASVPIAENMMDLIDGYCRLENDTDDSVIYRPNKDAKSAQVSLPDIPTSTDINSARHSMGSDIYCEILDERPKSAVKYGIDRNDIVLGRILGEGFFGEVYDGVYKRANGERVNVAVKTCKDCSSEVMEKFMSEAVIMKNLDHPHIVKLIGVIEDNPVWIVMELYQYGELGRYLTQNQNKLTNTTLVLFSLQICKALVYLGGCNVVHRDIAVRNVLVASPECVKLGDFGLSRYIEDEEYYKASVTRLPIKWMAPESINFRRFTSASDVWMFAVCMWEIMSQGQQPFFWLENRDVINQLEQGIRLPKPENCPPALYSLMTRCWSYDPGERPSFTELVIKISDVHKMEKELDAERERDRARGTKFLEPKVNFADAPPKPSRMKPSRFGNTLSIGLHIQLNEALCASSPDLASPCEYQSPIDSRNTLALPDRSPRRRSMGESELIRMEPNNKEDAQRLWQRERQHMQETMRLQKEQMMEDKKWLQKEERLLDPMGQDDVAISEPTEDESEHVPPEKPPRLKTQAAPTAEIDRSDDKVYQYVMDLVKVVVQLKNDITELQPEQYISIVKSVGMALRDLIRSVDDVLPSLHESIRTEIEGTQKLLNNDMAELISKMRLAQQNSITSLKEECKKQMLTAAHTLAMDSKNMLDAVDQARVRANIAKPAAPE, encoded by the exons ATGTACGAGGTGATGTCTGGTGACACCTTGGCCTGGAAAGGAGCCAGTCCAAGACAAAGCAGCAGAGACCCCAGCCCCGAAAACGAGATTACTGGGGATGGAGGGCCAGTAAAAATCCTCAAAGTGTGCttctgcaccaacaacaacctaGGAAAGAACTTTAAGCTGGTGAAGTGTGACAGCTCCTGGAAAATTCAG GCTATCATTCGCTCAATCCTGATCAGCGGTCGATTGGGACCCAACGTTGAACTCTCAAAATGTTACGGTCTTATGCTGAAGCACTTAAAGTCCGAAGAACTTCACTGGCTCCACCCAGATCTGACCGTGGGTGAGGTTGAACAACGCTACGAGAGCCATCACGTGGAGGCCGAGTGGAG ATATGACCTTAGGATCAGATACATTCCAATCAATTTCctggagaagtttaaaaatgacagatccacatttctttacttttatcAGCAG GTGCGTAGTGACTACATGCAGTGTCATGCCAACAAGGTCAGCGATGGGATGGCCCTGCAGCTTGGCTGTTTGGAGATCAG GAGATTCTACAAAGACATGAATGCAAAAGGTCTTGAAAAGAAATCTAACTTTGAGCTGCTGGA AAAAGAAGTTGGCCTGgacctttttttccctcagcaACTGATAAACAGCATGAAG CCTAAGCAGCTACGGAAGATGATCCAGCAAACATTTCAACAGTATGCAACCCTAAAGGAGGATGACTGCATGATCAAGTTTTTTGAGACCCTCAAGACATTTACCAACTTCGATGAAGAGGTCTTTCCATGTGAACTTGTG CAAGGTTGGAGTTTGTCTGTAGAGCTGGTCATTGGAGGAAGGGGCATTCGTCAACGTTCTCAGAAGGATTCAGCA GCTTTGTTCCTTACTGATTTCAAACAGATAAAGAAAATCCAGTGCTTGCCGCAGACCAATGATAAGGCTCTCCTTAACATCAGCGTCGAAGGTGCCAAACAA AACCTGTCTATCAGTGTGGCTTCGGTTCCGATAGCAGAAAACATGATGGATCTCATTGATGGATACTGCCGCCTGGAAAATGACACAGACGACAGTGTTATTTACCGACCAAACAAAG ATGCCAAGTCTGCACAGGTGTCCCTACCCGACATCCCTACAAG CACGGACATCAACTCAGCTAGACACAGCATGG GTTCTGATATTTACTGTGAGATTCTTGATGAGAGGCCAAAATCAG CTGTGAAATATGGGATTGATAGAAATGACATCGTTCTGGGGCGAATCCTTGGCGAAGGCTTCTTTGGAGAAGTTTATGATGGAGTGTACAAAAGAGCT AACGGCGAAAGAGTTAATGTGGCAGTCAAGACCTGCAAGGACTGCTCATCTGAGGTGATGGAGAAATTCATGAGTGAAGCAG TTATTATGAAGAACCTCGATCATCCTCACATCGTCAAGCTGATTGGCGTCATAGAGGATAATCCTGTGTGGATCGTTATGGAGCTTTACCAGTACGGAGAG CTCGGTAGATACCTGActcagaaccaaaacaaactgacaaacaCAACCCTGGTGCTGTTCAGCCTGCAGATCTGCAAAGCCCTCGTCTATCTCGGGGGGTGCAACGTGGTGCACAG GGATATTGCTGTTCGGAACGTGTTAGTTGCAAGCCCAGAATGTGTGAAGCTTGGAGACTTTGGTCTGTCGAGATACATTGAGGATGAAGAATACTATAAAG CTTCTGTTACTCGATTACCAATCAAGTGGATGGCCCCAGAATCCATAAACTTTAGACGTTTCACCTCAGCTAGCGATGTCTGGATGTTTG CTGTGTGTATGTGGGAGATCATGAGCCAAGGGCAGCAGCCGTTTTTCTGGCTGGAGAACAGGGACGTCATCAACCAGCTGGAGCAGGGCATCAGATTGCCCAAACCAGAGAACTGCCCTCCAGCTCTTTACTCACTCATGACTCGCTGCTGGTCCTACGATCCCGGAGAGAGACCCAGCTTCACTGAGCTTGTGATCAAGATCAg TGACGTCCACAAGATGGAGAAGGAGCTGGacgcagagagagaaagagacagagcacGCGGCACCAAATTTCTGGAACCAAAGGTCAACTTTGCAGATGCTCCCCCCAAG CCCTCAAGGATGAAGCCAAGCCGATTTGGGAACACCCTCAGTATCGGTCTACATATTCAG cTGAATGAAGCTCTTTGTGCCAGCTCACCAGACCTGGCCAGCCCGTGTGAATACCAGTCCCCGATTGACTCCAGAAACACGCTCGCTCTGCCGGATAGGTCTCCCCGTCGCCGCAGTATGGGG GAGAGTGAGTTGATTCGAATGGAGCCAAACAATAAGGAGGACGCCCAGCGGCTGTGGCAGAGAGAACGGCAACACATGCAGGAGACTATGCGACTCCAGAAAGAGCAGATGATGGAGGATAAGAAGTGGCTGCAGAAGGAGGAGAGACTCCTG GACCCCATGGGACAAGATGACGTTGCCATTTCAGAG cCAACTGAAGATGAGAGTGAGCATG TACCGCCTGAGAAACCCCCACGACTCAAAACACAG GCTGCTCCCACAGCAGAGATCGACCGTTCTGATGATAAAGTATACCAGTACGTTATGGACTTGGTCAAAGTTGTTGTCCAACTCAAGAATGACATCACTGAGCTGCAACCAGAACAATATATCTCCATTGTCAAG TCTGTTGGGATGGCCTTACGAGATCTGATCCGCAGTGTGGATGATGTGCTGCCGAGTTTACACGAGTCGATCAGGACTGAG ATTGAAGGTACCCAGAAGCTTCTCAACAACGACATGGCCGAGCTGATCAGCAAAATGCGCCTGGCCCAGCAGAACTCCATCACATCTTTAAAGGAGGAGTGCAAAAAACAGATGCTGACTGCTGCACACACTCTGGCCATGGACAGCAAGAACATGTTGGATGCTGTGGACCAAGCAAGAGTCAGAGCTAATATAGCCAAACCAGCTGCACCAGagtga
- the ptk2bb gene encoding protein tyrosine kinase 2 beta, b isoform X1, with product MYEVMSGDTLAWKGASPRQSSRDPSPENEITGDGGPVKILKVCFCTNNNLGKNFKLVKCDSSWKIQAIIRSILISGRLGPNVELSKCYGLMLKHLKSEELHWLHPDLTVGEVEQRYESHHVEAEWRYDLRIRYIPINFLEKFKNDRSTFLYFYQQVRSDYMQCHANKVSDGMALQLGCLEIRRFYKDMNAKGLEKKSNFELLEKEVGLDLFFPQQLINSMKPKQLRKMIQQTFQQYATLKEDDCMIKFFETLKTFTNFDEEVFPCELVQGWSLSVELVIGGRGIRQRSQKDSAALFLTDFKQIKKIQCLPQTNDKALLNISVEGAKQNLSISVASVPIAENMMDLIDGYCRLENDTDDSVIYRPNKDAKSAQVSLPDIPTSTDINSARHSMGSDIYCEILDERPKSAVKYGIDRNDIVLGRILGEGFFGEVYDGVYKRANGERVNVAVKTCKDCSSEVMEKFMSEAVIMKNLDHPHIVKLIGVIEDNPVWIVMELYQYGELGRYLTQNQNKLTNTTLVLFSLQICKALVYLGGCNVVHRDIAVRNVLVASPECVKLGDFGLSRYIEDEEYYKASVTRLPIKWMAPESINFRRFTSASDVWMFAVCMWEIMSQGQQPFFWLENRDVINQLEQGIRLPKPENCPPALYSLMTRCWSYDPGERPSFTELVIKISDVHKMEKELDAERERDRARGTKFLEPKVNFADAPPKPSRMKPSRFGNTLSIGLHIQLNEALCASSPDLASPCEYQSPIDSRNTLALPDRSPRRRSMGESELIRMEPNNKEDAQRLWQRERQHMQETMRLQKEQMMEDKKWLQKEERLLVGNRASLALVNPLSVSLCPSSHQFNVTLEPEWNKAPLNRIKTFVQPRRPTSIKLNVPLITVEKKGPMSLFCKMNLPVLLQDPMGQDDVAISEPTEDESEHVPPEKPPRLKTQAAPTAEIDRSDDKVYQYVMDLVKVVVQLKNDITELQPEQYISIVKSVGMALRDLIRSVDDVLPSLHESIRTEIEGTQKLLNNDMAELISKMRLAQQNSITSLKEECKKQMLTAAHTLAMDSKNMLDAVDQARVRANIAKPAAPE from the exons ATGTACGAGGTGATGTCTGGTGACACCTTGGCCTGGAAAGGAGCCAGTCCAAGACAAAGCAGCAGAGACCCCAGCCCCGAAAACGAGATTACTGGGGATGGAGGGCCAGTAAAAATCCTCAAAGTGTGCttctgcaccaacaacaacctaGGAAAGAACTTTAAGCTGGTGAAGTGTGACAGCTCCTGGAAAATTCAG GCTATCATTCGCTCAATCCTGATCAGCGGTCGATTGGGACCCAACGTTGAACTCTCAAAATGTTACGGTCTTATGCTGAAGCACTTAAAGTCCGAAGAACTTCACTGGCTCCACCCAGATCTGACCGTGGGTGAGGTTGAACAACGCTACGAGAGCCATCACGTGGAGGCCGAGTGGAG ATATGACCTTAGGATCAGATACATTCCAATCAATTTCctggagaagtttaaaaatgacagatccacatttctttacttttatcAGCAG GTGCGTAGTGACTACATGCAGTGTCATGCCAACAAGGTCAGCGATGGGATGGCCCTGCAGCTTGGCTGTTTGGAGATCAG GAGATTCTACAAAGACATGAATGCAAAAGGTCTTGAAAAGAAATCTAACTTTGAGCTGCTGGA AAAAGAAGTTGGCCTGgacctttttttccctcagcaACTGATAAACAGCATGAAG CCTAAGCAGCTACGGAAGATGATCCAGCAAACATTTCAACAGTATGCAACCCTAAAGGAGGATGACTGCATGATCAAGTTTTTTGAGACCCTCAAGACATTTACCAACTTCGATGAAGAGGTCTTTCCATGTGAACTTGTG CAAGGTTGGAGTTTGTCTGTAGAGCTGGTCATTGGAGGAAGGGGCATTCGTCAACGTTCTCAGAAGGATTCAGCA GCTTTGTTCCTTACTGATTTCAAACAGATAAAGAAAATCCAGTGCTTGCCGCAGACCAATGATAAGGCTCTCCTTAACATCAGCGTCGAAGGTGCCAAACAA AACCTGTCTATCAGTGTGGCTTCGGTTCCGATAGCAGAAAACATGATGGATCTCATTGATGGATACTGCCGCCTGGAAAATGACACAGACGACAGTGTTATTTACCGACCAAACAAAG ATGCCAAGTCTGCACAGGTGTCCCTACCCGACATCCCTACAAG CACGGACATCAACTCAGCTAGACACAGCATGG GTTCTGATATTTACTGTGAGATTCTTGATGAGAGGCCAAAATCAG CTGTGAAATATGGGATTGATAGAAATGACATCGTTCTGGGGCGAATCCTTGGCGAAGGCTTCTTTGGAGAAGTTTATGATGGAGTGTACAAAAGAGCT AACGGCGAAAGAGTTAATGTGGCAGTCAAGACCTGCAAGGACTGCTCATCTGAGGTGATGGAGAAATTCATGAGTGAAGCAG TTATTATGAAGAACCTCGATCATCCTCACATCGTCAAGCTGATTGGCGTCATAGAGGATAATCCTGTGTGGATCGTTATGGAGCTTTACCAGTACGGAGAG CTCGGTAGATACCTGActcagaaccaaaacaaactgacaaacaCAACCCTGGTGCTGTTCAGCCTGCAGATCTGCAAAGCCCTCGTCTATCTCGGGGGGTGCAACGTGGTGCACAG GGATATTGCTGTTCGGAACGTGTTAGTTGCAAGCCCAGAATGTGTGAAGCTTGGAGACTTTGGTCTGTCGAGATACATTGAGGATGAAGAATACTATAAAG CTTCTGTTACTCGATTACCAATCAAGTGGATGGCCCCAGAATCCATAAACTTTAGACGTTTCACCTCAGCTAGCGATGTCTGGATGTTTG CTGTGTGTATGTGGGAGATCATGAGCCAAGGGCAGCAGCCGTTTTTCTGGCTGGAGAACAGGGACGTCATCAACCAGCTGGAGCAGGGCATCAGATTGCCCAAACCAGAGAACTGCCCTCCAGCTCTTTACTCACTCATGACTCGCTGCTGGTCCTACGATCCCGGAGAGAGACCCAGCTTCACTGAGCTTGTGATCAAGATCAg TGACGTCCACAAGATGGAGAAGGAGCTGGacgcagagagagaaagagacagagcacGCGGCACCAAATTTCTGGAACCAAAGGTCAACTTTGCAGATGCTCCCCCCAAG CCCTCAAGGATGAAGCCAAGCCGATTTGGGAACACCCTCAGTATCGGTCTACATATTCAG cTGAATGAAGCTCTTTGTGCCAGCTCACCAGACCTGGCCAGCCCGTGTGAATACCAGTCCCCGATTGACTCCAGAAACACGCTCGCTCTGCCGGATAGGTCTCCCCGTCGCCGCAGTATGGGG GAGAGTGAGTTGATTCGAATGGAGCCAAACAATAAGGAGGACGCCCAGCGGCTGTGGCAGAGAGAACGGCAACACATGCAGGAGACTATGCGACTCCAGAAAGAGCAGATGATGGAGGATAAGAAGTGGCTGCAGAAGGAGGAGAGACTCCTGGTGGGAAACAGAGCATCATTAGCTTTAGTCAACCCCCTCTCTGTGTCCCTGTGTCCCTCTTCTCACCAATTCAATGTTACCCTCGAACCTGAGTGGAACAAGGCACctttaaatagaataaaaacttttgttCAACCTCGACGCCCCACAAGCATTAAGCTGAATGTTCCCCTGATAACAGTGGAAAAGAAAGGCCCCATGTCTTTATTCTGTAAAATGAACCTGCCTGTTCTTTTGCAGGACCCCATGGGACAAGATGACGTTGCCATTTCAGAG cCAACTGAAGATGAGAGTGAGCATG TACCGCCTGAGAAACCCCCACGACTCAAAACACAG GCTGCTCCCACAGCAGAGATCGACCGTTCTGATGATAAAGTATACCAGTACGTTATGGACTTGGTCAAAGTTGTTGTCCAACTCAAGAATGACATCACTGAGCTGCAACCAGAACAATATATCTCCATTGTCAAG TCTGTTGGGATGGCCTTACGAGATCTGATCCGCAGTGTGGATGATGTGCTGCCGAGTTTACACGAGTCGATCAGGACTGAG ATTGAAGGTACCCAGAAGCTTCTCAACAACGACATGGCCGAGCTGATCAGCAAAATGCGCCTGGCCCAGCAGAACTCCATCACATCTTTAAAGGAGGAGTGCAAAAAACAGATGCTGACTGCTGCACACACTCTGGCCATGGACAGCAAGAACATGTTGGATGCTGTGGACCAAGCAAGAGTCAGAGCTAATATAGCCAAACCAGCTGCACCAGagtga